In Rhizophagus irregularis chromosome 17, complete sequence, the sequence CAATTCCACGAACACTCCCAAATGAATTTTGTGCTTTTTCATTAAGttcaattttcatttttttttctttcttttttcaacaaaaaaaaaaactaaaaatatatacttttttgcATGTTACACGAAAAATTCGATAATTGCATGATAATAAACGCACATGACCACACATTTTCGCGAATATTTTAACTACttgaaaaagaataatttgatCCGTTGATTAGTTTGATTAGCAATGACAGCACCACAAAACCCTATTACTCGAGCTATTTGGGATGGTACACTTCCTATAAAATTCTCACTTGATAGTACTGAAGCGGCAGAGTTAGGAGCTAAAGTCTTAGTAGAACcttattttgtaagtttattttaaggtTTAAAATTAGAATCGAGAAATTCGCTGTTTAAAAACTagtaacttattttttattttcctgaCAGTTAGAAGCTCCTCGGTGCTcatattttcctttattaacGAGTCAAATTAGAAAATACTTTGTAGACATGACAAACATGGCTCTGAATTTTATTGGAGACGACGCAGAAATTTGGTATGACGTGGATGGTATTCCACTTAAATGGTATTTATCGATTGAATCCAAAAaggtttttttcatttctctcGCTTAAATAACATTTGTAATTCTAGGCATTACCCGATTGGACTTTTATATGATTTGCATACAGGATACCGACCTGATTCAAATAGCCCACCACCTCTACCGTGGCCAGTTACTGTTCATTTCAAGAATTTCCCTATAGATAAATTGATACGTGCTCAGGCTATTGATGCGACACAAGATTTCTTTATGTCAATGATTAAGGAggtaaattaattcattttttcgatcggtaatatacttaaaaaacttatttacttatatttttgttttaaaggCCGATTTTCTTAGGAATGGCAGCACAAAAAAAGTTATGAATTTGTCAAAGAATGATCAAACACAACTTTTGGATGGACTTTGGTCCAGTATCCTTTTATCTTAAAGTAATAAGTGATGATTTTTCGTTCACCAAaagtttattatcatttaacaGTAATAAGGTTTCTCTCAAAAATATCGTACGGAAAATTATGATCGTTTTTGGAGTATAAATTATCGTCTTGTCACTAATGATGGACAATTACCGAAACATATTCCATTACGGATATATTTACCTGATAACTGCCCAGTTATACAAGAACCAATTGCACCTTCAGACGAGAATGGTAAGTGAAATAATTTGAGAGAAGTTTATgcttccatttttttaataatattttaattaatttattttgatctttttttcaatAGGAAATCAGCTTACATTAGGAGATGTATTACATCAAATTCTCCCGGAATTATTCCCTTCGCCTTTACCTACTGAAAATGCCTTTGCTGCTCCTGTTATTCATGGTGTTATCCCGCAATTAAATATTCCCATTCTTTGGGCATCACAGAATCTTTGTTATCCTGATAATTTCTTACATATTGTTGTCCTTTtagaaacataaaaataacttgccataattctttataagagataaattaattataatgcaaatagatgaaaataatttgaagaTCTATGATAATCtagtttatttgtttgttaatctagaaaaattttgttttatgtactctataataataattaattaaattaattcgctaataaattttttttttaaaaaaaaagtatactaCATATGTCTACAAATCATATTTGAACTTGACTGTGCGCATTTACTGTTTTGgtgaccaaaaaaaaaaaaattaggtaacAATTTATGATCGACATCGCTATTTAATTTCGGATCTTGGTAAAGAAACGATTCtcgttaataaaaaaaaaatgcttaaagCAATTCGTAACTATTTAGcacttaaaaattatcaatatgaAGTGACAACTGCTTTATATATGCTCGAACCTTGGGAAAAGGCTCTATTCAGTATGTTTACGTTTAAGTTTTTAtcgaataaatcaaaaaaatattcaataactatttaaatttgtagATTCAATTGTTATCGTTTTTTTGGCGCTTTTTACATACACTACATTCTTTTATGTCTTTTATCTTCCTGAACAATTGGCTTATTTTGCCTCTAGACTATCATACTATGCTTCGGCTTATCATTGAATTAGTTTTTAATACcatgtatttaatttaataatttttaatattaacttataaTAACCTTTATTTTAATGTCTATAAAAAAGATCGAAAATTCCTATTTCTTATTTCACTCGAGCAATACTATGCAGCATTTCTTCTTTCGTAATCAAATGACACGTCTTTTCTATAAGTCCCAATAAGGAATTAATATTGTTTGACCAGTCATTTAATACTTGATTGGCGTTTTTAGGAGCCGCAAAAGATATAATTCCAGCTGGTCTATCTATCTTAGCATAAATAGTTTTCGATTCTACAAGTTTCGCAAGGAAATCTTCTGCTTGCTGTAATAAAAaggaagttttttttatttgataagaaataaatcattttaattagaaaattagaaAGTACATTTACCTGTTCGGTGAGATCCAATAACGATGTCATTCTGCTCATTCTGATCCTGACATAGTATTTAGCCAAGACCCTAATATtctgtattaaataaaaatagttaacAAATTTCCAAACATTCGGTACAAtcattcatttaaaaaaattaattacatgtTCAATCACGCGATTATGTAATTCTCCCCAACGTTTTTCTCCAGCTTCGTcgccaattaaaaaaacggGTGTTTTTCTTAACATATCCCCGAATACTTGTTGAATGATCGGCCATCGCATGAGCTCAGGAGTTACAAAATTCTTTGCAAGTTGACTAGTAACAaaggtaattaataattaaaacacttcttttaaaagagagaaaaaaaaaatataatatatatttaatatactgatGTAACGGAAGTTTAATAAGGTTAGGATCTTCATATATACGATGCAGCAAATCGTGTTGTTCATTGTCATAAGGTGAAAGCGCgatgaaataaataacattttctaaaatctagaataaaaataatcataaataaaaatttcacatttaataatctttatatttaataacttaCTCCTTTCCACTTCATTTCATCTTCCTTAACAAGTGGTGTATCATAAACATGACGATAATACTTGCAAACATTTAAGTATTGTTCTTCATGCAAAGCGTGTTGAATCATCAATTCATAATAACGAAGTTTCAAATcctgtttttaaaaaaatttatattaacctAGATTTCAATAATACGCAATTAAATCGTACAAATTTACCTGTTGTTCTGTCTcggcaaaaaattttgtattaattttccTGCTAATGATTTGCATTCGTGTATAATCCTTCTTAGCAAGAGTTAAGCGCATTTGTTCAAGAATAAAATCcgttttttctcttttttccaTTGATCCGAAGGTTTCCAcctaaaattacatttaaattaattataaacaaaaccGAATCATACGaacaaaattctaaatataaattctacCTGCAATTCTTGCAAAACATCAGCGGCTTCATTAATTTTGCCTTCGTCTTCTCTAATCCTGGATAACATGCGTGTTAAACGCGCCCTTTCAACCTCAACATATATCTAGATGTTCAATAAATAaggattttataaattagtattattagcttattaataaagtaatttgaCGAATTGAATGTCCTACATACTTTTCCTTCGGTAACTGTGCGTAAAGTATCAATCAATTCAAGTTTTGTTTCAAGATTTGGGGTGTTTTCAATGTAAGTCATGGTTTCCTGAACCATCTTTGTAATAGCCTATCAGCAAGCGTAGTTTGAttgatgaatataaatattataataataaattcaaagtaaaataaaaagatacaATTCATACTTGTTTCAATTGACCATGTTTCTTTGAAAGTAAAATCACGTATTCATTTAGCAATTTCCAGTCTCCCGATTGGTGacataatttaactatatgAACTAACACACGAGTAGAAGAGGCTAAATCCGATgcctattaaaatataaaaaaattcagttgTTAGCAATTCGCTATTATAAacatgtaattaatttaatataaaagtcaTACCTGACGTGTCTGCTTTTCAAGTGCCAATAATTGATCCAATGCTTGGGCCAATTTCCCTTGCTGTAATGGtatttaagaataaatttgttaattttcttAAACCAGTAGAGCCaagaacatatataatttattctaaTGGTCGCGTTAAATAGAAAGTACCTGGGCTAATAATTCGGTTTCTGGCAATTTTACATCGCAGACCGGGGTATAGTCTATTTCGGGTTTCTCGAGTTTTCCGTCTGACATTGCTacgagaaaaataaaaaaaaaaaatcaaaaattgcaAACAATTACGTGTACCTTAtacgaaaattaattattcccTTATTGGTATAGATTGATTATTGACTACTTAGGTATTAGATAATCTgatataagtaataataatacctGACCGACATTTGTTCTTTCTTTCAATAACAATGGACAGCAACTTGATAGAACTTACTTCAGAAGACGGTTTGAAGAATCTTATCGAGAAAAACAAAGGTTCTGTAATAATTCTTGATTTTTGGGCAACATGGGCCCAGCCATGTTCTCAAATGAATGAAGTTTTCGCGGAACTCGCTGGTAAAAATAGTTCAGTAAACTTTGTCAAGGTTTGtaacattatataattaaacatattattacGTTTTTATTGAAAAGAATGTTTACCATTTAAACTTATTACAATAGATTGAGGCTGAGAAATTCCCCGAACTTTCGGAATCCTTTGAAATCGAAGCGGTTCCAGCCTTTATAGTTCTCAAGGTATTAAGTAATGTCAAATTATAGtcattctttaattatataaattctgattattttacatttagaACGGAAAAATCGCAGAACGTATTAATGGTGCAAATGCACCGGAACTTACAAATGCAGTTGCTAAATACGCTAAGGTTTCAACGTTTGTTACGGGCAAACCAGTTGCTACGAGCGAAAAAAAAGCAGTTGATTTGAATACACGTCTGAAGGAATTGCTCAATTCCTCTCCTGTTATGGCATTTATTAAAGTTcgttaatatttattctttaatatagtGAGGGAGTCTTCGCAAAGAACGTGATTGGGATTATGATTAAGGATCAAGATTCATTTGGCTTTTGTAGATCATAACATGATATTGCTTATATTGCTTATGATCCTAAACATCTCAGTCACGTTTTTTGTGAATCACTTATTGTAAGGCtcattacattttattaaggTTAAGTAGGTACCgattatttaatcttattactttttttatatgtagGGTACACCTACTCAACCACGTTGTGGATTTTCAAGGAAACTCATTGagatttttaatgaaaatcaagTCAAATTTAGTTCTTTCAATATTCTGGCTGATGAAGAAGTTAGACAAGGCATCATATTGTGATTTAATTTGTATAtctaaaataatcaaatatatattaacaaattatatttattctaggtttaaaagaatattccAATTGGCCAACTTACCCCCAGGTTAGATTGGTTTAAAtagatcatt encodes:
- a CDS encoding uncharacterized protein (BUSCO:EOG092C2UIQ) gives rise to the protein MSDGKLEKPEIDYTPVCDVKLPETELLAQQGKLAQALDQLLALEKQTRQASDLASSTRVLVHIVKLCHQSGDWKLLNEYVILLSKKHGQLKQAITKMVQETMTYIENTPNLETKLELIDTLRTVTEGKIYVEVERARLTRMLSRIREDEGKINEAADVLQELQVETFGSMEKREKTDFILEQMRLTLAKKDYTRMQIISRKINTKFFAETEQQDLKLRYYELMIQHALHEEQYLNVCKYYRHVYDTPLVKEDEMKWKGILENVIYFIALSPYDNEQHDLLHRIYEDPNLIKLPLHHQLAKNFVTPELMRWPIIQQVFGDMLRKTPVFLIGDEAGEKRWGELHNRVIEHNIRVLAKYYVRIRMSRMTSLLDLTEQQAEDFLAKLVESKTIYAKIDRPAGIISFAAPKNANQVLNDWSNNINSLLGLIEKTCHLITKEEMLHSIARVK